A part of Thiomicrorhabdus sediminis genomic DNA contains:
- a CDS encoding alpha/beta fold hydrolase — protein sequence MNLHRLQPNIADNAETDKPHLTLIHGWASESEVWRSWAQKYFAEDYQLTLIDLPGFGQSPALPDSDTLLDDWIEALNRALPNQPTHLIGWSLGGLLAQQLALKYPNKVKSLICMASTPRFTQNCGWQKSVSPAIIADFIKAVQIETNSLLKKFWRLQFQGTDQARDLMKRFGKHMATCSMPSLSGLRQGLVLLRDMDNRADLTGIEAPTLWLLGEKDPLIPVDIRANLADLQPQARIETIAGGSHIPFFSEPEATAQSITQFLKKL from the coding sequence ATGAATTTACACCGCTTACAGCCAAACATTGCTGACAATGCCGAAACCGATAAACCTCACCTCACCCTCATTCACGGATGGGCTTCAGAAAGTGAAGTGTGGCGGTCATGGGCACAAAAATATTTTGCCGAGGATTATCAATTAACATTGATTGACCTGCCAGGTTTTGGGCAAAGCCCGGCCTTGCCAGATAGCGACACCCTGCTTGACGACTGGATTGAGGCATTGAACCGAGCTTTGCCAAACCAACCCACCCATTTGATTGGCTGGTCACTTGGCGGATTACTTGCCCAGCAACTGGCATTGAAGTATCCCAATAAGGTCAAAAGCCTGATCTGCATGGCAAGCACACCTCGCTTTACCCAAAATTGCGGTTGGCAGAAATCGGTGAGTCCGGCAATCATCGCTGATTTTATCAAGGCAGTACAAATTGAAACCAATAGCCTGTTAAAGAAATTCTGGCGCTTGCAGTTTCAAGGCACTGACCAGGCTCGTGACTTGATGAAACGTTTTGGAAAGCATATGGCGACGTGCAGCATGCCTTCTTTGTCAGGCCTGCGACAAGGTTTGGTCCTGCTTCGTGATATGGATAACCGAGCAGACTTAACAGGCATTGAAGCTCCAACCTTATGGCTACTGGGAGAAAAAGATCCGTTGATTCCAGTCGATATTCGTGCCAATCTGGCTGACCTTCAGCCGCAAGCTCGCATTGAAACGATTGCCGGCGGCAGCCATATTCCCTTTTTCTCAGAACCAGAAGCTAC